A section of the Roseivirga sp. BDSF3-8 genome encodes:
- a CDS encoding cyclic peptide export ABC transporter, with product MNLLKGHTGKYILFVLLGIVAAVANTAIIYIINQIITAYVDNTETDTETYLYYFSGAVTLFFISRWMVSYGMVGFMQDMLYKIRLHVVEMVLKSPFHPLVKNKERVYTALTRDTNNIVNATLSVVDLLTNSILVVMCLVYMGILSWKLLLCFGGMLILALGIYAISERKAVTLFNQAMSNDDRFVKSLNELLTGFKEVIIARKKGADIRDRHMKPALEEAVGLNKKALVFHLNNRIIGQMAFYIFIGALLLFIGNNVGAERSQIISFVFVLLYIWSPIETIVLMVPSLSQAKISLNRLGSLNEALSDTDRGYSESPRQIDFNSLEVDNVIYQYQSDTEDIPFRVGPNTFGLEKGEVVFIFGGNGSGKTTFVNLMIGLFTSDEGTMKVNGEIISPDQFADYRALFAPVFSDFHLFQEAFGIENFDKEKAAEYLHIFELDGKVEIKENGFSTTNLSTGQRKRLALISAMLERKPVLILDEFAADQDPYFRRKFYNEILPYMKGEGFTVAAITHDDNYYHLADRIYKMSEGKLQNVIVPTPSNAERTIEILN from the coding sequence ATGAATTTACTTAAAGGACATACTGGAAAATACATTCTATTCGTATTACTGGGCATTGTCGCAGCCGTGGCAAATACGGCTATCATTTATATCATTAATCAAATAATTACGGCATATGTAGATAATACCGAAACGGATACGGAAACGTACTTGTATTATTTTTCCGGAGCTGTCACCCTGTTTTTTATTAGCAGGTGGATGGTATCCTATGGCATGGTTGGATTTATGCAGGACATGCTATATAAAATCCGCCTTCATGTGGTAGAAATGGTACTTAAATCACCTTTTCATCCTCTTGTCAAAAATAAGGAGAGGGTATATACTGCACTTACACGAGATACCAATAATATAGTCAACGCCACTCTGAGTGTAGTAGACTTACTTACCAATTCCATACTGGTAGTAATGTGCCTGGTATATATGGGTATTTTAAGCTGGAAACTACTTCTCTGTTTCGGAGGCATGTTAATCCTCGCCTTGGGAATATACGCTATAAGTGAAAGGAAAGCAGTAACTCTTTTTAATCAGGCAATGTCCAATGATGACCGGTTTGTTAAAAGCCTGAATGAATTGCTTACCGGCTTTAAAGAAGTGATTATTGCCAGGAAAAAGGGCGCAGATATCCGTGATAGGCATATGAAACCCGCACTTGAAGAAGCAGTGGGGCTTAACAAAAAGGCCCTCGTTTTCCACCTTAATAATCGTATTATTGGCCAGATGGCTTTTTATATCTTTATAGGTGCACTGCTTCTTTTCATTGGTAATAATGTTGGTGCTGAACGCAGCCAGATCATCAGCTTTGTATTTGTTCTATTATATATCTGGAGCCCTATTGAAACTATTGTACTTATGGTACCCAGTCTTTCTCAGGCTAAAATAAGCCTTAACAGATTGGGTTCACTTAATGAGGCATTAAGCGATACTGACCGTGGGTATAGTGAGTCACCTAGACAGATTGACTTCAATTCTTTGGAGGTGGATAATGTGATCTACCAATATCAATCTGACACTGAGGATATTCCATTCCGCGTAGGACCAAATACCTTTGGACTGGAGAAAGGTGAAGTTGTTTTCATATTTGGCGGGAACGGAAGTGGTAAAACAACCTTTGTGAATCTGATGATAGGATTATTCACCTCCGACGAAGGCACTATGAAGGTAAATGGAGAAATTATTTCTCCAGATCAATTTGCAGACTACAGAGCCTTATTTGCACCTGTTTTCAGTGACTTCCACCTTTTCCAAGAAGCCTTTGGTATTGAAAACTTTGATAAAGAAAAAGCGGCAGAATACCTCCATATTTTTGAATTGGATGGTAAAGTTGAGATCAAGGAAAACGGGTTTAGTACTACAAACCTTTCCACAGGGCAGCGTAAAAGATTGGCGCTGATTTCAGCCATGCTGGAGAGAAAGCCGGTATTAATTCTCGATGAATTTGCCGCTGACCAGGATCCTTATTTCAGGAGAAAGTTTTATAACGAAATCCTCCCATACATGAAAGGGGAAGGATTTACAGTAGCAGCTATTACTCATGATGACAATTACTATCACCTGGCAGATAGGATTTATAAAATGAGTGAAGGGAAATTACAGAATGTAATAGTTCCGACTCCTTCAAATGCCGAAAGAACTATTGAAATTCTAAATTAA
- a CDS encoding amino acid adenylation domain-containing protein gives MEKLIYKQFELTASHLPDTVALAFRGEETTYQQLNHKANQIAHYLGRYDAKDKVVMVAMPSSSTLVTSLLGTFKAGGIYLPVDLTFAESRLQFIFEESPEALILISESQTAQWAQLSENLYLAHRNVHVISEKGIFPIGKEESLSEWETLSNSNPEIAIDPESDSYIFYTSGSTGKPKAIVGIHKSLAQFIEWESTEFQVSEGTRVSQLTQFTFDASLRDIFLPLATGGTLCIPSLETRSNITELTKWIGDEKINIIHTVPSLFQHITKAMEQSDQKDLLPELKHILLAGEPLYAKHIQRWNEAGGTHVEVVNFYGATETTMIKTFHRIKEVPATPGQILHVGQPIEQAFTLVLNQGRLCRIGEIGEVYIKTPNMTRGYYNNPDLTKEVFVQNPLIKDKEDIIYKTGDLGRYLPDRSLEILGRRDRQVKINGVRIELNEIDQAVLAIPGVEETYVNTIKDADGNPQIICYYKSPEEIEDIRTNLEKSLNAYVLPSYVIHLEDFPLNANGKIDKKALPTPEEVILGKDFKLPKEGTETQIANIWKKELKLQQIGRDHTFYQVGGNSLRAMKIAGDIQQEMGLEIKLTDLFVYPTIARLAEFLDTKASKKEKTTLLPAPKMASYPLSHTQKRLWIISKLKEASLAYHIPVAYEINGKVNVDALEQALSLIIARHESLRTVFREEGDEPRQVILPAADVSFNLLQEDVSGMKADEIQERIEAFRDTPFAMHKEPLFRAALFTKGEECATLCLVMHHIISDGWSVSILLKDTLHAYEEITSGSVPAFNELKLQYKDYAVWQQNRANDQDLKEGREFWHNKMDGELPVLELPTDFPRPAIKTFNGALAEHLISSESLTALKELCSQQGNTLFQGIYSVVYTLLARYTGQKDVIIGTPVANRTEPELQETIGFFANTVPLRMQFDLQGSFNQLLSLSKNMAQEAFDQASYPFDKLIEELKLQRELSRSPLFDVMMVLHRESTEGGSQQVLTEANETAGYSKFDLTFSFKETPEGLVLKVEYNTDLFSQEKISRICHHIGNLAHQLVHHPETSLAKIDFLTDKEKTMLRKISNLDTLPELPETSSMVEQMQKQVNNNPHKVAIYSASDNSTITYQELDDQSSYLAAYLLNTGKTTPKGVIGISSRRHHNGFIAMFAALKAGLTYVFLEANLPEERRQYIIQNAGIDTLLAEDITVTSGWPVKDVFSIKEGIEKGRNSECPEVVSNPLAYIIYTSGSTGEPKGVMITHQSVISMIEGIQRIEHIKIEPEDRSVTLSSFSFDMVVHDVYGYLFNGASVIILDQEKDIDIQSMEEAYARYEPTRAAIPTALFNAMVDFDFKGFNQLRLVLTGGEAASVSHFSKFAEKYDTYLYNVYGPTENTVYSTFLRFDKGFVTSNIPIGKPIDCISATIRDQNGQLAALGTTGELWLGGHQLSYGYNKNEELYTQKFIRSEESDGIVYRTGDLCRWTEDGNIQYMGRVDDMLKIRGFLVETQEIVNTLLNNDSVHKAVVLPRKEENGTILVAYLVGSNINQAAIRTDLRKHLPSYMLPKHIIELDYMPANKNGKIDRKKLHELPLPESSTGKSNSADLSEAELLIAELWTKILKKESIGADDNFYELGGDSIKAIQFIAHLRIEGYKLTIKQFMHGPTVSEVANNATPISRNKEQAHTMADAIGQVPLSPVISHFFDTVTEPFRNHFNQSVKIYHPEGFDKEAITKVLQLLIAHHPVLRSRFTKTGSNEWQHHILEKGPEVDIPLYDLRNQNNSEEIFIRQANVIQAGMSIEKGQLLRAGLFRDEDGDTLLIAIHHLVVDGISWRIIFEDLGVLYRQILECKTPSLPEDATSFRQYIKEQQNYIASEDGKVDIRVWESMRTESPARIEVEFPQQPNTVSETASASFSMTEKETTQLQEVAGSMSGLEINHVMMAALGLTLNEQFGTGTYPVTLEGHGREELTENTDLSRTLGWFTSLFPVALPSGDGDSSIAYITQVRDLLRQIPLKGASYGVARYLSKEADHLPKMESQVSFNFLGQFESDIEAGEGGQMEIHLGEKGAEVHPLMERFHEFELSGFISNGQLHFSIRFGKNRWSSQTIQNFADLYSNTLKSLLNSLNTFKANGYTELSFNQSNFYSGRQIVGNHSEIGPTQFKTLDKEAFIKAVTWLQERHTSLRSHIVPFNGSSFSLSSPYKVPINWIEAESSTLDELTKTEMARLRDVVDTANPWAISVVQAGADNNSLMMVLSHLFFDGYSQGVLQKEIDMLYQVALKNETPELALPASQYSDYVKAQKDYLGTRNGLEDISFWKLHLKGQPFKTIDKSNKSIRATILLDQETANDLDLYLEKKGVSPAAFFLSIMKTLMAKGKEDGVIAVPVSMRGGEIYDTVDNENSIGFYTNILLHPFSKMESDDDFIQKIDNTQQQFADELRHVSYPYELLMKQLDAPENFYPIAGMNYHNYQYLSEAQTGGNTNNVQIINSEAPAQAKYWLEIHRFSNGLRINVTFHPEIAGTEEAEQWLHRFSDMICSVTGKTLRV, from the coding sequence ATGGAGAAACTAATTTATAAGCAATTCGAACTAACGGCCAGCCATCTACCTGACACAGTTGCACTGGCCTTCAGAGGCGAAGAAACCACCTACCAGCAACTAAACCATAAGGCTAACCAGATTGCACACTACCTAGGCAGGTATGACGCAAAGGACAAGGTAGTTATGGTGGCAATGCCCTCTTCTTCCACCCTCGTAACTTCTCTCCTGGGTACATTTAAGGCTGGAGGAATATATCTGCCGGTAGACCTGACATTTGCTGAAAGTCGGTTACAGTTTATATTTGAGGAATCTCCTGAAGCACTTATTCTGATCTCGGAATCGCAGACAGCGCAATGGGCTCAGCTTTCAGAAAACCTTTACCTGGCCCATCGGAATGTTCATGTCATAAGTGAAAAGGGCATATTCCCCATAGGAAAAGAAGAAAGCCTGTCAGAGTGGGAAACACTTAGCAACTCAAACCCTGAGATTGCTATTGATCCAGAATCGGACAGCTATATATTTTATACGTCAGGTTCCACAGGAAAGCCAAAGGCTATAGTAGGTATTCATAAGAGTCTCGCCCAGTTTATAGAATGGGAATCTACGGAATTTCAGGTTTCAGAAGGCACTAGAGTAAGTCAGCTTACGCAGTTCACCTTTGATGCTTCACTCAGGGACATCTTTTTGCCATTAGCCACCGGCGGTACTCTTTGTATTCCTTCCTTAGAAACCCGCTCAAATATCACCGAGCTAACCAAATGGATTGGTGATGAAAAGATAAACATTATACATACTGTTCCCTCCTTGTTTCAGCATATTACAAAGGCAATGGAACAGTCAGATCAAAAAGATCTATTACCAGAGCTAAAACATATTCTGCTGGCCGGGGAACCTCTATATGCCAAACATATCCAAAGATGGAATGAAGCCGGAGGCACGCATGTTGAAGTAGTTAACTTCTACGGAGCCACAGAAACCACGATGATTAAAACTTTTCATCGTATTAAAGAGGTACCAGCTACACCAGGGCAAATACTCCACGTAGGGCAACCCATAGAACAAGCGTTTACACTGGTACTGAACCAAGGCCGGCTATGCCGGATCGGAGAGATCGGAGAAGTATATATCAAGACTCCGAATATGACAAGGGGCTATTATAATAACCCTGACCTCACCAAAGAAGTATTTGTTCAAAACCCTCTTATTAAAGACAAAGAGGACATCATATATAAAACCGGTGACTTAGGAAGGTACTTGCCGGACCGTTCGCTTGAAATTCTTGGCAGAAGAGACAGGCAGGTAAAAATCAATGGTGTACGTATAGAACTCAATGAGATAGACCAGGCAGTACTTGCTATACCCGGAGTAGAGGAAACCTATGTAAATACTATTAAAGATGCAGATGGTAACCCTCAGATTATTTGCTATTACAAATCTCCGGAAGAGATAGAAGACATCCGGACAAACCTGGAGAAAAGCCTTAATGCTTACGTCCTCCCCTCTTATGTCATTCACCTGGAAGACTTTCCTCTGAATGCCAACGGGAAAATAGACAAAAAAGCTCTACCAACTCCTGAAGAGGTAATACTGGGAAAAGATTTTAAACTACCTAAAGAAGGTACCGAAACCCAAATTGCCAACATCTGGAAAAAGGAGCTTAAGCTACAGCAAATCGGCAGAGACCACACCTTCTACCAAGTAGGAGGTAACTCATTGAGGGCTATGAAAATAGCCGGAGATATCCAGCAGGAAATGGGGCTCGAGATTAAGCTTACAGATCTTTTTGTATATCCTACTATTGCCCGATTGGCAGAATTTCTGGATACAAAAGCGTCAAAGAAAGAAAAGACCACTCTACTACCAGCCCCTAAAATGGCTAGTTATCCCCTTAGCCACACCCAAAAAAGGCTTTGGATAATCAGTAAACTAAAGGAGGCTTCTTTAGCGTACCATATTCCTGTGGCCTATGAGATCAATGGAAAAGTCAATGTAGATGCCCTTGAGCAGGCATTGAGCCTTATCATAGCCAGACACGAAAGTTTACGCACAGTATTCAGAGAAGAAGGTGATGAACCACGTCAGGTAATTTTGCCTGCTGCTGATGTTTCTTTCAATCTTCTGCAGGAAGACGTAAGTGGTATGAAGGCCGACGAGATCCAAGAACGAATTGAGGCTTTCAGAGACACTCCCTTTGCCATGCACAAAGAGCCTCTGTTCAGAGCAGCACTATTTACCAAAGGTGAAGAATGCGCGACTCTTTGTCTGGTGATGCACCATATCATTTCAGATGGCTGGTCTGTTAGCATTCTGCTCAAGGATACTTTACATGCATACGAGGAGATAACAAGTGGATCTGTTCCTGCATTCAATGAACTGAAACTTCAGTATAAAGATTATGCTGTATGGCAGCAAAACAGAGCCAATGACCAGGACCTTAAAGAAGGAAGAGAATTCTGGCACAATAAGATGGATGGTGAGTTACCAGTTCTGGAACTTCCAACGGACTTTCCACGTCCTGCCATTAAAACCTTCAATGGTGCTCTGGCAGAACACCTTATAAGTTCTGAATCTTTAACGGCACTAAAAGAGCTCTGCAGCCAACAGGGAAATACACTTTTTCAAGGTATTTACTCAGTAGTATATACCCTACTCGCCCGCTATACCGGTCAGAAAGATGTGATAATTGGTACCCCGGTTGCCAACAGGACAGAGCCTGAGTTGCAGGAAACAATTGGTTTCTTTGCTAATACTGTTCCGCTACGCATGCAGTTTGATTTGCAGGGCAGTTTTAATCAGTTGCTAAGCCTCAGTAAAAACATGGCACAGGAGGCTTTCGATCAGGCTTCTTATCCATTTGACAAACTCATAGAGGAACTTAAGCTACAGCGGGAGTTAAGCCGTTCTCCTTTATTTGATGTAATGATGGTACTTCATCGTGAAAGTACTGAAGGCGGCAGCCAGCAAGTACTGACCGAGGCAAATGAAACTGCAGGATATAGCAAGTTCGACCTTACATTTTCCTTTAAGGAAACACCTGAAGGCCTGGTACTAAAGGTAGAGTACAATACTGACCTGTTCTCTCAGGAAAAAATTTCCAGAATATGCCATCACATAGGTAACTTAGCGCATCAACTGGTACATCATCCAGAAACTTCACTGGCAAAAATTGATTTCCTTACTGATAAGGAAAAAACAATGCTGAGGAAGATTTCCAATCTAGATACCCTGCCAGAACTACCGGAAACCTCCAGCATGGTGGAACAGATGCAGAAGCAGGTTAACAACAACCCACACAAGGTTGCGATATACTCTGCTAGTGATAATTCAACTATAACCTATCAGGAACTCGATGACCAGAGTAGTTATTTGGCAGCATACCTGCTGAATACAGGAAAAACTACTCCTAAGGGCGTTATAGGAATTTCGTCAAGGCGTCATCATAACGGATTTATTGCCATGTTTGCTGCACTTAAAGCCGGACTGACATACGTATTTCTTGAAGCAAACCTACCTGAAGAAAGAAGGCAATATATAATACAAAATGCAGGCATCGACACTTTGCTTGCGGAAGATATAACTGTTACTTCAGGATGGCCGGTCAAAGATGTATTTTCTATAAAAGAGGGTATTGAGAAAGGGCGGAATTCTGAATGTCCTGAAGTAGTATCTAATCCATTGGCCTATATAATTTATACCTCAGGGTCAACTGGTGAGCCTAAAGGTGTTATGATCACTCATCAGAGTGTAATCTCTATGATAGAAGGGATTCAGCGTATTGAACATATTAAGATCGAGCCTGAAGACCGAAGCGTAACCCTTTCTTCTTTCTCATTTGACATGGTAGTGCATGATGTATATGGCTACCTGTTTAATGGCGCATCTGTCATAATCCTGGATCAGGAAAAGGATATTGATATCCAAAGTATGGAAGAAGCGTATGCTCGCTATGAACCTACAAGGGCAGCAATTCCTACCGCCTTATTCAATGCCATGGTTGACTTTGATTTTAAAGGTTTTAACCAGTTAAGGCTCGTTCTTACCGGAGGTGAAGCAGCTTCAGTTTCTCACTTTAGTAAGTTTGCTGAAAAATATGATACCTATCTCTATAATGTTTACGGACCTACAGAAAACACAGTATACTCTACATTTTTGCGTTTTGATAAAGGCTTCGTAACAAGTAATATTCCAATCGGAAAACCAATTGATTGTATTTCAGCTACCATCAGAGATCAGAACGGACAACTAGCAGCCTTAGGTACTACCGGAGAGCTTTGGTTAGGAGGACACCAGCTTTCCTATGGATATAATAAAAATGAGGAGCTTTACACTCAGAAATTCATCAGGAGTGAGGAGTCAGACGGCATAGTTTATCGTACTGGAGATCTTTGCAGATGGACCGAGGATGGCAACATTCAATATATGGGCCGGGTAGACGATATGTTGAAAATACGTGGATTTCTCGTTGAAACTCAGGAGATTGTAAATACCTTACTGAATAATGACTCAGTTCATAAAGCTGTAGTACTCCCCAGAAAGGAAGAAAACGGCACCATACTGGTCGCCTATCTTGTAGGAAGTAATATAAATCAGGCTGCTATTCGCACCGATTTGCGTAAGCACCTGCCTTCATATATGCTTCCCAAGCATATTATCGAACTGGATTATATGCCGGCAAACAAAAACGGAAAAATTGACAGAAAGAAACTGCATGAACTTCCATTGCCTGAAAGCAGTACCGGTAAGAGCAATTCAGCAGATCTATCAGAAGCTGAATTGCTCATAGCCGAGCTATGGACAAAAATTCTGAAAAAAGAGTCCATCGGTGCTGATGATAATTTCTATGAACTAGGCGGTGATTCTATTAAGGCCATTCAATTCATTGCACATCTTAGGATCGAAGGGTATAAACTAACCATCAAACAGTTTATGCATGGCCCTACGGTAAGTGAAGTTGCAAATAATGCTACACCTATAAGCAGGAATAAGGAGCAGGCGCATACTATGGCAGACGCTATCGGCCAGGTACCCCTTTCCCCTGTAATAAGCCATTTCTTTGATACAGTTACGGAACCTTTCAGGAATCATTTTAACCAATCTGTTAAAATTTACCATCCGGAGGGATTTGATAAAGAGGCCATCACCAAAGTACTCCAGCTTTTAATAGCACATCACCCTGTGCTTAGGTCAAGGTTTACTAAGACCGGGAGCAACGAATGGCAGCATCATATTCTTGAAAAGGGCCCTGAAGTTGATATACCATTATATGATCTGCGGAACCAGAACAATAGCGAAGAGATTTTCATCCGTCAAGCCAATGTCATTCAGGCAGGAATGTCTATTGAAAAGGGTCAGCTACTTCGTGCCGGACTCTTCCGCGATGAAGACGGTGATACCTTACTAATTGCTATACACCATTTGGTGGTAGATGGTATCTCATGGAGAATAATCTTTGAGGATTTAGGTGTTTTATATCGACAGATTTTAGAATGTAAAACCCCTTCTTTACCTGAAGATGCTACCAGCTTCCGTCAGTATATCAAAGAACAGCAAAATTATATTGCTAGTGAAGACGGGAAGGTGGATATACGGGTTTGGGAATCTATGAGAACGGAAAGTCCGGCGAGGATAGAAGTTGAGTTTCCCCAGCAGCCTAATACAGTTTCCGAAACAGCTTCTGCCTCTTTTAGCATGACTGAAAAAGAAACCACCCAGTTACAGGAGGTAGCGGGAAGTATGTCCGGCTTGGAAATAAACCATGTGATGATGGCGGCCCTTGGGCTTACTTTAAATGAACAGTTCGGGACTGGCACCTACCCTGTAACATTGGAAGGTCATGGTCGTGAGGAGCTTACAGAAAATACTGATCTAAGTCGCACACTGGGATGGTTTACCAGTTTGTTCCCTGTAGCATTACCATCAGGTGACGGTGATAGTAGCATAGCCTACATAACACAGGTTAGAGACCTTTTGAGGCAGATACCTTTAAAAGGAGCTAGCTATGGAGTGGCAAGGTATCTGAGTAAGGAAGCAGACCATCTTCCAAAAATGGAATCTCAGGTCAGCTTTAATTTCCTTGGCCAGTTTGAAAGTGATATTGAGGCAGGAGAAGGAGGACAGATGGAAATCCATCTGGGTGAAAAAGGCGCAGAGGTGCATCCTCTTATGGAACGTTTTCATGAATTTGAACTATCCGGATTTATTTCAAACGGCCAGCTTCATTTCTCAATACGATTCGGTAAGAACAGGTGGAGTTCCCAAACAATACAGAACTTCGCAGACCTATACTCCAATACTCTTAAGAGCCTCCTTAATTCCTTAAATACGTTTAAGGCGAATGGCTATACAGAACTCTCATTTAATCAAAGTAATTTCTATAGTGGTAGGCAGATAGTTGGGAATCACTCGGAAATAGGCCCTACCCAGTTTAAAACTCTGGACAAGGAGGCCTTTATCAAGGCAGTAACCTGGTTACAGGAAAGGCATACAAGTTTACGAAGTCACATTGTACCGTTCAATGGCTCATCTTTCAGCTTATCAAGCCCTTATAAAGTACCTATTAACTGGATTGAAGCGGAGAGTAGTACTTTGGATGAGCTAACTAAAACTGAGATGGCCAGATTACGGGATGTGGTTGACACTGCTAACCCATGGGCTATCAGTGTTGTGCAGGCAGGAGCAGACAACAATTCTCTAATGATGGTCTTGTCTCACTTATTCTTTGATGGTTACTCTCAGGGCGTTTTGCAGAAAGAAATTGACATGCTTTATCAGGTAGCTCTAAAAAATGAGACTCCTGAACTTGCCTTGCCTGCATCTCAATACTCTGATTATGTAAAAGCCCAAAAGGATTATTTGGGAACCAGAAACGGCCTAGAAGATATAAGTTTTTGGAAATTACATTTGAAAGGCCAGCCTTTTAAAACCATAGATAAGTCAAATAAAAGTATCAGAGCTACTATCCTCTTAGACCAGGAAACGGCGAATGACCTTGACTTATACCTGGAAAAGAAGGGAGTAAGTCCTGCCGCCTTTTTCCTATCCATAATGAAAACGCTTATGGCAAAAGGTAAGGAAGATGGTGTAATTGCAGTGCCGGTCAGTATGCGGGGTGGAGAAATATATGATACTGTAGATAATGAAAACAGTATTGGATTCTATACAAACATTTTACTGCACCCTTTTAGTAAGATGGAATCAGATGATGATTTTATACAAAAAATAGACAATACGCAACAGCAGTTTGCGGACGAATTAAGGCATGTTTCTTATCCTTATGAACTCCTTATGAAACAGCTTGATGCACCTGAAAACTTCTATCCAATTGCAGGTATGAACTATCATAATTATCAATACCTCTCAGAAGCTCAGACAGGTGGGAATACGAACAATGTACAGATCATAAATTCTGAGGCACCTGCGCAAGCAAAATACTGGTTAGAAATTCACCGGTTTTCAAATGGTTTACGAATTAATGTGACCTTCCATCCGGAAATTGCCGGAACTGAGGAGGCTGAACAATGGCTACATAGGTTCTCAGATATGATCTGCTCCGTAACTGGTAAGACTTTAAGAGTCTGA
- the asnB gene encoding asparagine synthase (glutamine-hydrolyzing), which yields MCGIAGIYNTTKTQPVPRVLLESMVEVIHHRGPDDTSIHTDHHVGFGFKRLSIVDLSGGQQPFFSQDKSIVLVCNGEIFNHQELRAELSAKGYSFTSQCDVEVLIPLYQEYGIERMFDKLVGQFGFAIYDKNKEALFLARDHFGVCPLFYTHQQDHLIFGSEVKALLQVPFVPRRVNLIGLDQVFSFPGGVSPHTLFQGINSLKPGHYIVHQNEKTSVHCYWDANFPMEGDYDYGKKESYYAEKLEEKLLASVNHRLNADVPVGFYLSGGLDSSLIGSLMRKLRPGADFKSFSITFPQGENSQIDESVHQRRMASFLNSDHHEFAFDWKNISSRLRDIVYHGETAVKESYNTCSLALSANVRSQGIKVVLSGEGADELCGGYIGYRLDALGSRNLGEDMDDLDMMLEDQMREQLWGDSSFFYEKNQVEFRSVKQGLYSDAVNELYYDFDCLNKQPVDPNQLIGRHPFHKRSYLDLKLRLADHLISDHCDRVCFANSVEGRYPFLDVNLFEFIKTIPPEIQLKGLVEKHLLKQVATKYLPEEIINRQKFGFVAPGSCQLLQNKDEMTMDLLSYDRIKRQGFFNPDTIERLKKVYSKPGFRINVPYDSDLLIVVITFNLLLDVFEMESFDASTVPSPIIA from the coding sequence ATGTGCGGAATAGCAGGAATATATAATACTACTAAAACTCAACCGGTTCCACGGGTGCTTTTAGAAAGCATGGTAGAGGTGATACATCACCGCGGACCGGATGATACTTCAATACATACAGATCACCATGTTGGTTTTGGCTTTAAAAGACTGAGCATTGTTGACCTTTCAGGTGGACAACAACCTTTTTTCAGCCAGGACAAAAGCATAGTACTGGTATGTAACGGTGAAATTTTCAACCACCAGGAATTAAGAGCAGAGCTTAGTGCAAAAGGTTATTCCTTTACATCACAGTGCGATGTGGAAGTACTGATTCCTCTTTATCAGGAATATGGTATCGAACGAATGTTTGATAAGCTTGTAGGCCAGTTTGGTTTTGCCATTTATGATAAAAATAAAGAAGCACTGTTTCTGGCAAGGGACCATTTCGGGGTATGCCCTCTGTTCTATACCCACCAGCAGGACCATCTGATTTTTGGATCAGAAGTAAAAGCCCTTTTACAGGTGCCATTCGTGCCCAGAAGAGTAAACCTTATCGGTCTTGACCAGGTATTTTCTTTTCCGGGCGGCGTAAGTCCTCATACGCTGTTTCAGGGAATTAATAGCCTGAAGCCAGGCCATTATATTGTGCACCAGAACGAAAAAACTTCTGTTCACTGCTATTGGGATGCCAACTTCCCCATGGAAGGAGATTATGACTATGGGAAGAAGGAAAGCTATTATGCCGAAAAGCTGGAAGAAAAGCTATTAGCATCTGTAAACCACCGGCTAAATGCTGACGTACCAGTAGGGTTTTACCTTAGCGGTGGATTAGACTCCAGCCTGATAGGTAGTCTGATGCGGAAATTAAGGCCGGGGGCAGATTTCAAGTCTTTCTCCATTACATTTCCTCAGGGAGAAAACAGCCAGATAGACGAAAGTGTACACCAGAGGCGAATGGCATCATTTTTAAATAGTGATCACCATGAGTTTGCCTTTGACTGGAAGAATATTTCAAGTCGCTTAAGGGATATTGTATATCACGGTGAAACTGCTGTAAAAGAAAGCTACAATACCTGCTCACTGGCGCTTTCGGCAAATGTACGTAGCCAGGGCATCAAAGTAGTATTATCCGGAGAAGGAGCTGATGAGCTTTGCGGAGGGTATATCGGTTATAGACTGGATGCGCTCGGAAGCCGTAACCTGGGTGAGGATATGGATGACCTGGACATGATGCTGGAAGACCAGATGAGGGAACAGCTTTGGGGTGACAGCTCTTTCTTCTATGAAAAAAACCAGGTAGAGTTCCGTTCAGTAAAGCAAGGTTTGTATTCGGATGCAGTAAATGAATTATACTATGATTTTGACTGCTTAAATAAGCAACCTGTTGACCCGAACCAGCTTATCGGAAGGCACCCCTTTCATAAGCGTTCTTATCTCGACCTGAAGCTTAGGCTTGCTGACCATCTCATTTCCGACCATTGTGACAGAGTATGCTTTGCCAACTCTGTAGAGGGAAGATACCCTTTTCTGGACGTCAACCTCTTTGAGTTCATCAAGACCATTCCTCCTGAAATTCAGCTTAAAGGACTGGTAGAAAAGCACTTGCTCAAACAAGTGGCTACTAAATACCTTCCCGAGGAAATCATTAACAGGCAAAAGTTTGGTTTCGTAGCTCCGGGTAGCTGCCAGCTCCTGCAGAATAAGGATGAAATGACAATGGACTTGTTGAGCTATGACAGAATCAAGCGTCAGGGCTTTTTCAACCCTGATACCATTGAACGCCTTAAGAAGGTTTACAGCAAACCCGGTTTCAGGATCAATGTACCTTACGACAGCGACCTGCTGATAGTAGTCATAACATTCAATTTACTATTGGATGTATTTGAGATGGAAAGCTTTGATGCATCTACTGTTCCCTCCCCTATTATAGCATGA